The following DNA comes from Dermacentor andersoni chromosome 2, qqDerAnde1_hic_scaffold, whole genome shotgun sequence.
tgatttaaactgaggcactacgccaTGTGCACGTGTAGCGAGCTCGAACGGGGCACCGAACACGACAAAGAAGGCCAATTCCTCTGTCGCTTAgcgtgtcccgtttgagctacagATCGCTTCAGTTCGCAACCTCCTTGAAACGGAAGGAACctaggtactattgaccaagaaaatctagccgtctatcaatgacttgcgcgtttaatgtgtatcgctcacttatggtgtgcgcacgaagggcatggctcttcacattccagctttcaagtttcacgcaattttctcacgaagaggcaaggtgctgctttgcatgtagttcaatagacaatgcacgaacttcgaacaattcgcgatttatagacaatacggttttcgccgcatcgctccatgacacggacgaaaacagcgaagtgccatggggagtaactgttgccgttcgtcctcccattgctctctttccgaccagggactaaaaacacttactctccgaaatttgcacatgGCACGCAGATTCATGCAGTTAGTcgtttgagggacgaaagcgtccattttaggactaacggcccagttactcccgttttccccggaatttttcttagagtgcatgACGCCGACGCGGCTCTGCAAACatctgtttcggcggatatcgtagacggtgactgggtggacgacacgcgaaGCTTTGGCTACAGCTTCAAAGGACATGTTCATTACGCTCATTACATGTTCATTAGCTCATTACGCTTTTTCcgaacggcgcgagcagcgtatgcgGTTCTTGTGATAAAAGCGGGGATAAAAATGTATTCCGAGCTATCCTAACCTTTCGCTTATGAATTGAGTCAGCATCAGTGTGTTTAGTTCTTCgttatttatttagcaaatactttTAAGCAGTGGTTTGGCAGGTTTCAGATTTCGTTAAGTTTCCCGGGCTGTCACTATCTGATTGTTAATTTTCTGCCTGATCGCTCGCAGGCGTGCTCAGTtgtgatagatttgttcttgctgggcaCAAGGCGTTTAATGTAGATGTTCTGTGCGTTGTAATAGCATGTAACGAATAcatattatcgctagtcactcgcttactctgtggaccgttacgaaacgttcagcttcgaacattagtgTGCAATCGGTGTAGTCGCCCtcacccatgcttcggcgcattgattgGAGTGTGCGCCCGTTCACTTACTTGATACGTTGAATGGGCGTAAGTTTGCGTGCAATTTGGGGTGGGTGCGTGTAGATAATGTGCGAGAAACTTGCTATTTGCCTAGAAGCGGCGGTATACTCCTTCGTCACCACGTAACGAGTGGTACACACTCGAGCACACGTTGCGGGGTTGAAAACCTTTCCTTGGAGGTTAGcgctacaacgctggcggatgaatgaattttttttatcctCAAGGGAAGCCGTGCATTGGCAGTGCAGGCAGTCCTGAAGGAGCAGCGGTCCGTAAACTTGGACACGCAGATTCATTCCGTTCCTTAATATGACAGTAACAGTTTTTAGaaccaactactgcacacgtcttcgcTTCACCGCTCCATATTGTGCAGCATGAATTGAGCACAATTCGTTAGCGAAAACCCAGGTGCATTTCTGACAGCTGGtcgcacagaagcagggcagaagTAGTAGTGATTTCGTATTCGTGTGCTTTCGCCGAGGCAACGTACTGCATACCGTGGAAAGTGCCATCTTGTTTCTCAAGAgcaaactgcttcgcgaaaaggGTCATAACAGCACCACCGCGGAGTTCGCACACATGTTCAGTCTCGAAAAGAACTGATCCGCGGTCTTAATTCCGACCACAAGAGAACGTATGCGCGGACCAGCTGCTACTGTCTGATCTCTATTTCCAGGTCGGCGAACTCTGATCGGTATAGGTAGCTTCGAGTTTCGGCCATGGAGGTGACATTCCGAGCGCTCGAacgctcttttcaacagaagtctGCTCGTtactcttttctggatgctttatttcgtaatatagcagattcccatgcgCGGCTGCTCTTGACAAACaactgacatcaatcaagaatagcctttggatcagtgcgcttttcgtcgtcgtcgtcatcatcatcatcatcatcatcctatttaatgaccattgcaggacgaaggcctctccctgcaatctccaattatccctgtcctgcgccaaccaattccagctagcgcctgtgaatttctcaatatcatcaccccacctagtcttatgccgtcctcgactgtacttcccttggcacccattctagaagtaaccctaatggtccaccggttatctaacctacgcattacatgagctgctcagctccatttctttctcttaatgtcgattagaatatcggctatgcccgtttgctctctgatccgcaccgctctcttcctgtatcTTCACGTTACGTCTATCATTTTTTGTTACATGGCTCTTtccgtggtccttaacttgttttcaagcgtCTTTGTCAGTCTCAAAGTTTCTGCACTATATGTTAGCACTGATGttatgcactgattgtacacctttctttttaatgataatggtaagcttccagtcaggatctgacaatgtctgccgaatgcgctccaacccatctttattcttctgtaaatttccttctcatgatcagggtctcctgtcaGTAATcgacctaggcaaacgtactccttcacagactctagaggctgactggcgatcctgaactcttgtttccttgcccagctattgatcattatctatgtcttctgcatattaatcttcaactccgcTCTTATacctctctgttaaggtcctcaaccatttgttgtaactcgtccccggtgttgctgagcaggacaatgtcatctgcaaatcgaaggttgttgagatattcgctgttgatccttactcctaagccttcaaatagcttgaatacttcttccaagcacccagtgaatagcattggagagatcgtgtctccttgcctgactcctttctttataggtaccttcctacttttcttgtggagaattaaggtagctgtggaatctctgtagatattttccaagatatttatgtaagcgtcctgtactccttgattacgtaatgcctctatgagtgTTGGTATATCGAGTGAATctaatgccttttcgtaatctatgaaagccatatagagaggctgattgaaCTCTGTGGATttgtcgattacctgattgatgacatggatgtgatccattgtagagtatcccttccggaaacctgcctgttcccttggttcacttaagtccagtgttgcccttattcgattggagattatcttggtgaatatcttatataatatggaaagtaagctaatgggcctataatttttcaattctttaacgcctcgctttttgtggattggtataatgttggtattcttccagttctctgggacccttgaagtcggtagacagttcgtataaagggccgctagtttttcaagcatgatgtctccgccttctttgattaaatcgactggtagtccatcttctcctgccgcttttccccgtttcatgtcttgcaaggcccttctaacttcatcgctagtttagaaggagcctctgtaacctcttcattactacttcgaatggaggtatcgtggctacttcgggtactgcacaggtcagtatagaattattccactgcttttactatatcttcgagattgctgatgatattagcctgtttatctttcagtgcatacatcttgatttgtccgatgcctagtttccttctcactgttttcaggaTGTGTCCATTTATTACTGCTTAATTCCTCAGTCTTactcatgttataatttcgaatatcccttattttctccttgttgatttgttttgacagttccgctaATTCTATCTTAcctcttgagttgggcactttcattcttcgtagtttctttattaggtcttttgttacttgggagagcttgcctagtgGTTGCCTcagtgccttacctcccacttcaattgctgcttctgaaaccagCCTAGCGACGCTTTCATTAATTGCcgtctatgtcatcttcatctttcagttccaaggctgcatatttgttttcttCGTATACTGTTACTATGTATATTTactgacgcagtttaataaacaagctGAAGTAGACAAACATCTACTTTAAAATTTTGATAATAATTACGTTCTCCCGGACGAAACCGACTGTATAGTTTGCTCACACTCGGGCGCGGCCGCCGACGTAGGAATTTAAACTTTGGCCTCGCTGCTTATTGGTGTCGTCGCCGTCGGTTCCCGCTAATTTCGACAAGTCTTGAGCACTCAACTATCCTCGAATTGCGCGAAACGAGGTCAGACCACACACACGCTTGCCAGTGCGCGCTGACTTATGGTCGCTCCTGGCAGACTTAGCTCCGTATTGAATTATTGATAACTCTttaaaatgcgcaagttggacgTGGCTGATATCCaccggtcaagctggtgcaggacgaAGCCAGTCCGCACCAGCTAGCACGGCTAGTCTGCAGGAGCATATGAGCGTGATTGCGCACTCATATGAGGGCTCtatgtcgtgcacaaagcaaacgctgcgcatatgcactacagttgcatgtagctgcggtctgctgcgTAGCGTAGAGACCGCGGTCGCCTCGGGGTGTCGCGATGAGTCCGCTGACTGAGttcactgcggctcgctgaggacaaccgcgtttggctctTCGCAGGCGCCAACATCGAAAGTAGtacgtggcgtctacgttaacacccaaaatcaaatttgaactgcgcccTGCGGTGACGTTCAATAGGCGGAGCGTTGTGTGCACACCCTGGtctgccgtagccttcgcagtgctaGTCATTGAAGAAGGAGAGTTAAGCACAGCGCAGgggatgtttgattgccaataactccgcttctgctgaacgcattgaagtgcttactgcggcaaagtatttctgaaatagtctattttaacttcaagtGCAATCTCGACTTTGATATAGAGAGTGGTTCAGGGCGcttaaatcaataaataaacccGTGAACTAATCAGTCAGTGTAAGTGGAAGGCGCACAACTTGCCGCTTAGGCGCGTTCACTGTTATCTGGCGCCGCGGATCTTTAGCTAACGCACATGCGTAGTCAGGCTCGAACGCAAGGTTCCCTGTACGTCGGGCTATGATatgcattatgaaacatcgttccagcgcacaattgaacacggacgagaagagatggacaacacgaacgccggtattcacggaaaacagggctttatgtgcacagggggaggggaggaggggggagagaGGGGGCGTTATTAATGCACCGGACCAccaaaaaatttctttttctttggtacAGGCGACAATAATCAGAGGCGTCGAAaccaaaagaaaaagtgaaaagaaTGAGGGGAGACAGGGCCCAATGTACTAGAAAGTATATCGCTAAGTATGaccagctgggctagttggttgtgattggcattatgaaacatcgttccagcgcacaattgaacacggaagaagaaaagaaggacaacacgaacgcctccccctccccctgtatACATAAAGCCCTGCTCTCCGTGAATAATGGCGTTCGTGCTGTCCTACTACCACGCTCGTAAAGGATAGGGGGCACAATCCCTCCCAGCCACTATCTGGCGGGCCCAGAAGGCGGCGGGGGCTCTCTCGTTCTCTGTATGCTTTGGCAAGGAGATGAGGCTACACTGGAAGCACCCTTGTTTCGAACACCCCGTTGCAGTGTGTGTATGGTTGGGGGAGCCAAATGACATATTTCGCTCCCTTCTCATTTCTGACAGCGGGGCCTAAGTGTCCCACTTCCCCCTTTCCCCCAGTAAGTACGTCTACTGGGGGaaatgtgtgtgtatatacatatatatataacgttcTACTTCGGAGGtatccgccatggttgctcagtggctatggtgttgggctgctgagcacgaggtcgcgggatcgaatcccggccacggcggccgcatttcgatgggggcgaaatgcgaaaacacccgtgtacttagatttaggtgcacgttaaagaaccccaggcggtcaaaatttccggagtcctccactacggcgtgcctcataatcagaaagtggttttggcacgtaaaaccccataattttttacccCGGAGGTAGGTGCGTACGTCGCGCTGGCCATATCGAAAGCAGTCTGCAATGAGTACATAGTCTAGGCGCGTCGAGGGCTGAtagtagcttcgtgtgcgctgtgaaTATACTCGacccgcttagttcgcgttgaagtgggaggcaacacGAAAAtcaactcgctcgctgctgctgcctctcttcctcacgccagcgttttgacatggGCGCCCGCGCTCATCGAGGGATAcgtgttcatgcttgcctgtgcgtgcgtgacaccatgcttgcttgTTTAGTTAAAGGGAATGattacgagtttatacggccgatgaaacaaCTCTCCTTAATTTGTATAGCTGTGtaatatttgctatcgcaatcgatgcttcgcctttagggcgaaactgcgactgcttttatttatttatttgcttgtcaaCTACAGCCGGCTACCTCTTGGCAGCCTTGACAGGAGTGCGCATGGGCACATACGTGTACAAGGATCCAAACAGTAAATATTAGCATCAGCAAAGTTCATTCAAGGAGCAATGACCATATACAGAGACCAAGCAGATTACGAACAGCCCTAACATTCGCTTGTCGAAATATTACTCTAACACCtcgagaaaagaaatgaaacaacacAAGAAAAGAAGATGAAAACAGTGATAAGCTATTTATATGACTCTTTTGCATGCGGAAAATATACTTTCTACAAAGCAGTAAGTTAGCTTACAAGAGCACCGAGGAATAGCACATGTCAAAATAATACTTGTGAACGAGAATGGAATCACGAGTATACTTGTCTTCGACGTTTCCAACTTGCCAGTAGAAAGCTTAAATAGCGGCAGCAAGTTGCTTTGCTACACCAAAGAGCAGAGTCGCCAACGCATTAGCGACACAGAGCACCCACAGAGCCATGAAACTCCGCTTGAAATCTTTACGGCTATTATGTTCGTACATCGATCTGGCAGAGCATTCATTCGCACGCTCTGTCTCTTCAGGTGTACGCTATGGCCGATGCCAGCAGCGCGGTGTGCAGCAGCCGGTCCGTGCTCGAGGCGCCGCCGACGGCGAGCGCCGGGAACGCCCACGCCACCGTCGTCTCCGCCGCCGAGGAGTCTGGCAGCGGGGATGGCGCCAGCGAGCAGCAGGCCGGTGCCCCGCCGTACTTCGTGTCGTGCTCGGACGCCTgcttctgcgccttctgcatcctCTTCGTGGTGGCCCTGAGCTTGTCCTTCGCCCTGGGCATCGCCTACGTACAGGGTGCGCCTTCGACGGGCTCGGCACTCTTAATGAACCATGCATGCTCAATGTGTCCTTCCACGAGTGAATCGAATTGAATCGTTTCCACAAGTGGAGCGGTTCCCTGGGCTATAAAGTGCGCAGTAACTTGACAAACTAGGACTTAGGAACCGTTCATTACATGAAAGAAGTATTGTGCAGTATGACAATTTGTTTACAACGCACTACTAGCCATTAAACATCGCATAATGCTACAACGTCCatcactagaatagcagcttgggcttgttggttttccatcctgctagtaacagcgcaaaatgtagagaagagacgagacaagaagacaccacagtcagcgcttgtggtgtcttcttgtctcgtctcttgtctacattttgcgctgttactagcagaaCGTCAATCAGTTCAGCATATTAACAAGGGCAACTATATATTTGAATGCTTTAGCATTGGGAGTGTGAAAGTGGTAAaaagtgtgtgcgtgcgcgaTGCTGCATGGTCACGTTGTAGAGTGATATATTCCAGACCACTGTCAGtggcacttcgctcctcgaagagccaggacgtgtgtcgagtgagctcctgaacaacactttgaaatGCGGGGAACCCGGTTTAAACCATGGATCCGCAACCTCGAAGAGGAGCGACGTATATGCTAACGCATTTtcctcgcatttaccgctaaatcgtcaCTGAATTTTCACCACTAAGCAGCGCAGAATTAATTTATAGCAGAAACATAAAGCACATACATCGTGTACAAGATGGTTAAAGCCACAGTAACTAAGTCTACAGAATTGCACAAACTGACGTATATACAGTACCATGCAGTATGATTTTGCATACCCCACGGTCACACGTGCagggcactttcgatcgcgatcgagccctaTCGGGATCGATTGCAATCGAAAATGGCGCGTGTGACGGTGATATTACACATCTTAAGTGCAAAGAATTAAAGGGAACTTTACCGTGGTTTCTTGTATCTTCAAGCGACATCATGGATTTTTTACAACAGCTGCTCGGGAATAATCTCTTGTTTATAATGATGATTATGCAGCAGTTCAATGAACTAAAACACTAAAACTAGCTAGTTTAGATAACTTTTTCTGCGGGAAAGTGTAGCCCACACACGCAAGATTAATTTGAGGACAGCGAAATCACAGTGACCTACAGGTGCAGTTCGGGCGCCGTATTGTAAATGGCAAACTTTGTTCTTCATTTCTGTTGCTATAGTGACCACCAATTTTCCTCCAGGTATCTATACGAACGTGGTCCCGAAAGAATGATTAAGCTGCCTAATTGATGTTGTGTTGCTCTCTAGTATTATCCTTTCATATTCCGTTCATCCCTCCTACAGCGACAGTGCTCGATGCTGCACAACTGCCTTTTACACACTTGGCCTTTTCGTATCTTACTTATAAAGAGCCAAACTGTTAAGCCCGTCATCAATGTTCTCAGTTGCACGCCTTTGAACGTGCCATCGATTTTGCGCAGGGTGGTATAATCACTTGGGAACCATATTGCTAGTCGCAGGCTAAGTTTGCAATGAACATCTCTTTCTCTTTTAGGGGCCAAAGTAGTGCGTAAGTATTCATGATCAAAGAGTGTCTCGTTATTTCAGCTTGCATGGTGCGCTTGTATATAGAGGAATATTCGATTTACACGCTTCGTTCTCTCTCGTTTCCAGGCGTGGCGGGTGACGTGGCAACCCCTCCAGGCGCCGCGAGTGAGTCAAAATGATGCGTCCTCGCGTTTAGTGAACGATTTCTGTAGACATGGATGTTATAAATATAacgtgtgcgaatagtgatttttgtaTACCGAATTCGAGTATGAATCAAACATCGAATAGATATTGAATAGTTTTCAAGTAATAaatagccgttatcacaattaatatagaAGGATGCTCACATCCCAGTATTGAAGTTGGCAAGTTACTGTCATTACACAGTGCGTATGCCTTATGAAGCGTTCTTTATTGAAAATACAAATGTAGCATTAAGAGCAAAGTAGTAGTTTTTTGGCACGCACAGGACTCTTCACAGCGTGCGAATGACCGCTGTACAGCCTGCAAAGTATGGatacctaagtgacgtagcctgttccactacgcaagttgttgtgttttatgtctatactttGCCCACGGGGTTGAACAATTACCGTACTTTTGCTTCAATTTTACGTTTATTTGGGCGCAGCTGGCGTTTTTAAATATTCTAAAAGTACTCGAAAAATATTCACATTTGCGAACAGTGActgttcgattcgttattcgaaagtttcgaatattcgcacactccCAAACATCGCGTGCAGAGGAGGCGCTTTATAACGGTCACGCCGACCCGACGTCACCTTACAAGGGGCACCGAAGGCGGCAGGTTGTCACAGAGCGTTATGACGCTTTCCAGAACGCAATTATGACGCTTTCCAGAACGCAAATATGAGCATTTGAATTGCTCGGAGCCATTCGGGTGTGTTCGCGCCCGTGCCGGTGGCATTTTAGAGGCTGGCGCTCCTGCTCACTCATTGGTAAGCGCCACTAACCCTCGGGAATCGATTAACTCTGTGGGTTGACGTGTAAAGTTCCCTCGTCACGAGTCCTCCAGAAGGAGGAGGGAAGGGACTCGTGAAGGAAATAAACTAAGGGGGAGCATTATGTCACGCAGACAGCCTTCGCCAGCTAACTTTCCGTGAAGCCATCCCCTTCGCCTATCCTTCGAAAAGtaggcccaacacgtgaccctgCCTGACGGACTTGTCCCAGGGTGCTTGCACTGGggcacccccaacttggcagccctgggcagagagtaaaacatctttattaataatatttgaccaccggagaagcaatcgcgttcggtgcCCCGATGCCTCGCGCGCATCGGCGAATTTTCGCGCGCATCGTGCTTCCGCGTGCCGCTACGAGGTGGCCAGACCCGAGATGTGCACAAGTCGCCGGCTGCTCCGGCACTACTTTGACCTAAAGGTTCAATGTCTTGCAAGGGCCGCACCTGGTCAAAATTGCGAAAGAAGAAGTGCGGCACTTACACGAGTCCATATGCGGTGGGTTTTAACATCGACGCGCACGTGTTTGGGTGCCTTGCCAAGCGCTCTGCGCACATTTTCTCTAGGCGTGTTCGAGAAACTTCAGTCGTTTATATTGCAACGAATACTCGATTATCCTTTCTTTGTGCATCGTGTAAGTGCAGCTGCTGCACGCTGCTGTCGCACTCTTTCACACTAAAACTTACCGCATGACTTAGCGCGACATGATCACGCGTTGGGCCGACTCCTCTGGAATAAAGTTAGTTGAATAACGCTCCCTTCTAGTTCTTCCCTTCCTCCATGGAGTTGCAGATGTTCAAAGCGACCACTGGCGCCCCCTCATGGTTTCCATTTCCAAAGCGGACCGTGAGAAGTATTCTGGAGAGTGTCAGATTGGGTCAAATGGTAGAATTCGCCATCTTCTCAGTTTTAATTGGCTGACAATGCCGCTACGGCCCTTCTGATTAGCCATAAACGCCGCCGTTCTATAATTTGACAACATCGCAGAATTTCACGGTGTCTAAAGTAGGCACCCCGCTTATACCTTTCTGGACACTGCTTCTTAGTTCAGGCAGCAAGCTGCCTTCTACATGTACTATTATTATGTTGTTATGCCATACGCCATATCTGAACATCGGGTCTATAGCCTGAGTGTAAGGAGCTGTGCTCCGCGCGGGCTCGACTGACGTGGAGCTCAGTAAAAATACGCCGCCTTTGAATTTTCTGCTTGAGAGTGCATTTACAACCCGCATTCCGACCTGCTCTGTGCGTGAAAACAAAAACCGCTTGAAGTGGGACGGGGAAGAGCTGCGTGTGGTACACCGTAGTATGGATTTCTCTCGGCAAAACGATTCTTTACGCGCACAAGCTTGTTCAAGACAGTACCGCTTCATCATACGGTTCTAAACTGCCCGCCTATGGACTATCGTCCGATAATAAAAGGCAGAGGTAgcgagcagagagagagaaagagaaaaagatctttgactgcttcccacgcttcccggcaactggagcgtatgtaaccgtaatgtttaccgggaaacgctggtcgcgaacgctatgcacgaatgcgggctttgtggtagaaacgcggcctcttgtgtgggtcgcgatgcggcggaggcgagcgccagctgtaGGTATTACAAAGAACTGGGCGCGTCGCTCTGTGGGCCCCGAGACACccacgcgccggcgtgcgcaaatggcagacgccgcggtcggtctgtgaattgtagaactgctggaaaaggggtttcttggGGTTTTCGCAAACCATAATTTTTTCTCGTTTagccaaattacaatccgagagctaccttatctgtaggttgtgcgtatgTCGTAGTTTatgatttttccacgtattttagcttgggaaattcaattagttcagtaaactCCTTGCGTCATATGGATGACCTGAGTATAAGTGGTGCGAAAATAGTTTTGACAAAAGGACGTCCGACGCGGGCCGCTGGTCTCCGTCGGATTTTTTCGCTGCACGGGCTCCgtaacactatcgcgttaaaaagaGAGAGATGGATAGCTGCAGATAGTGCTTGCAGTCTGCTCCAGATTTCAAAAGTATGATGAAAGACGCACACCTTACTGATCGCCTCAAAGATCAAAATTCGTTGTTCGCTCAGCAGTCGTGGTGGCAAATTCTTTGCTCAGGTCTTCTAAGTTGAGCGTGGCAATCCTTTCCTCGTGAAAATATGTGTTTGTCTCCTCTGTTTTTTTGCGGTTCCGCAGATAAATTATAATATGGCGTAAATCGCTAAATGAGCGTACTGCCGAAGCTACAGATGCAGGTACAGAAAGATGTTGCATGTATTTGACGACTGGGTCTAGCAGCTCATGGACGTGTTCATATTTTGCCTGCGGATCGAGCTTTCGAAATGCTTTCAATTGACAGACTCGACATTTgacaaaatagaaagaaaaagcaaaaactgcgCCGAGAGACGGCTTAGATCAAAATCAGCTGCGTGCGCGCCTATAATGCCGCGTTTAGGTCGTCAGCAGAGAATTGTCTTCCTACGGCGGGGTCAGTCAACGTGCCTCCTAATTTCACTACCATGCCAGTCTGATCAAAGCGCCACCGCACTTCGCTCGTAATACCGCCGATAGCCTCAAAGTACTCTTTGCGCAATGCTGCTTTGGGTCCGAGCACAACTGGCGGGAGAGGCGTGCTAAACATTTCAAACCTCCTCGGCGGCTTTGTAGGCCTACCTTGCGGGGCTCCTTCAGACTATAGCTGAGTTCCAACAGCGGCCGTGTGGTCCCACAACTTCTGAAACGCGGTTTCAGACTGCAGGCAAGACAGTGCCTCGCACAGAGTCTCTGCACCTTCTTTCACACC
Coding sequences within:
- the LOC126540530 gene encoding uncharacterized protein, which translates into the protein MADASSAVCSSRSVLEAPPTASAGNAHATVVSAAEESGSGDGASEQQAGAPPYFVSCSDACFCAFCILFVVALSLSFALGIAYVQGVAGDVATPPGAANYGSLLSSVLAGSRRQEAAPAARTVNDSFSVR